CGTGCGAAAGCAGGATACCATCGAGTGGCGGCACCTGCGCCAGCGGCAGCGGCGGCGCAAAAAAGCGCTTGGGGCCTAGAAGCTGCGAGGGCGAGGCCCGCTCGCTCCACACGGGGTCGGTAAGAAAGCGGCGGCCATCAACTTCGAGCAGCACTGTGCTGTGCCCGAGCCAGGTAGCATGCAGCGACGTGGGCGGTACGGGCGCGGCCAGCGCCCCCGCATCGGCCCGGAAAGGGCCGAGCGGCTGGCGCGGCTCACGCTCAGCTTTTTCAAAGAGGTAACGGCTCAACAGCCTGACGTAGCCCGAAGGCGGACTCACGCTGGTAGGCAGCACGTTGTAATATTTGTTGCCGGCACGGCGGGGCTGAAGCAGCATGAGCGAAGCAGAGAATAGGGTATTGCCTGCCTATGACGCAGCCGCCGCCCCGATGTTTTGTGGGCTGCTACTTCAGCAGCGCCTGCACCACGGGCAGCGCCCGGGCGGCCCACTGCTGCATCTGCTGGCCAGTGTAGTGCAAGCCATCACTGGTAAACTGGTGGGCATCGCCGGCTGCGGCGCGGGTAAGGTCGGTAATAGCCACGTAGGCCACGCCGGCGCGCTGGCATTCGGCCTGTGCGGCGGCGTTGAACTGGTCAATTTCGCGGCTAATCTGGCTCTGGTCGCGGTCGTGGGCAAAGGGCGTCTGGCCCCAATCGGGGATGCTGAGCACTACTACGTGGTGCACGCTGCCGCCCGCAAAGTTTATTGCCGTAGCCAGCAGCTGGCGAAACTCAATGCGGTATAGCTCCAGGCTTTGCCCCCGATACTGGTTATTAACACCGATGAGCAGCGACACCAGGCCATAGTCGGTGCGGTGGTTACCACTAGCCTCAATGGCCTGCTGCAGCTCGGCGGTAGTCCAGCCGGTGCGGGCAATGATGTCGGGCTCGGCCAGGGGCAGGCCTTGGGCGCGGGCCAGGCGGGCTAGCTGCACCGGCCAGCGGTCGGCATGGGCGGCCCCTTCGCCGATGGTGTAGGAATCGCCCAGGGCGAGGTACGGAATAGCCGGAGCGGCGGACGCAGCAGAAGACACGGTGACAGGCAACGACTGCGCCCAGGCGCCCGCAGTCAGCAAAAGGGTTAAGAATAGCAAAAATCGCATATAATGCACAAAGGGCGGCGCACCAGCGCGCCGCCCTTCTACTTACGAGCCGGTGGGGCAGCTTGGGCCGGCGGTGCGGCCCCTAGCCGATTGCCTGGGCCAGGTCGTCAATCAGGTCTTCGGCATCCTCAATGCCTACGCTCAGGCGAATGAGCGAATCGCTGAGGCCGGCCTGGCGGCGCTGCTCGGCCGGAATGCTGGCGTGCGTCATGGTGGCGGGGTGGCCGCTCAGGCTCTCGACGCCGCCCAGGCTTTCGGCCAGGGTAAAGAGCTGAAATTTTTCGAGCACCGCGATAGCGTCTTCCTTGTTATCGCCCTTGAGGACGAAGGAAATCATGCCCCCGAAGTCGCGCATCTGCCGGGCCGCCACGGCATGGTTGGGGTGGCTTTCGAAGCCCGGCCAGTACACTTTTTCCACCTTGGGATGCTGGCGCAGGTACTCGGCGATGGCGCGGCCGTTTTCGCAGTGGCGCTGCATGCGCAGGTGCAGGGTTTTGAGGCCGCGCAGCACCAGGAAGCAATCCTGGGGGCCGGGCGTGCCGCCGCAGGCGTTCTGGTAAAAGCTGAGGTCCTTGAGCAGCTGGTCATCGTTGAAAACCAGCGCGCCCATTACCGTATCGGAGTGCCCGGCCATGTACTTGGTGAGCGAGTACACCACGATGTCGGCGCCCAGCGCCAGCGGTTCCTGCAGGTAGGGCGTCGAAAAAGTGTTGTCAACGGCCAGCAGCGCGCCAGCTTCCCTGGCCAGCGCCGCCGCCGCCGCTATATCGATAATGTTGAGCAGCGGATTGGTAGGCGTTTCGACCCAGATGAGCTTAGTCTTGGCCGTTACTTTGGCGCGCACGGCTTCCATATCGCCCATCGGCACGAAGTGGAAGTTGATGCCCAGCGGCGCGTACACCTTGGTCATGATGCGGTAGCTACCACCGTAGAGGTCGTCGGTCGAAATCACCTCGTCGCCGGGCTTAAGCAGCCGCAGCACGCAGTCGATGGCCGCCATGCCCGAGGCGAAGGCCAGGCCGTGCTTACCGTTGTCGAGAGCCGCCAGGGCATCCTGAAGCTGGGTGCGCGTGGGATTGTGGGTACGCGAATACTCGTAGCCCTTGTTATCGCCCGGCGAGCGCTGGGCGTAGGTGGAGGTTTGGTAGATAGGCGTCATGATGGCCCCGGTTTCGGGGTCGGGGTGCACGCCGGCGTGAATGGCTTTGGTGGCAAATTTCATAGGTGGGCAGGGAAACGGAGGCAGCAGCAGTCGCCGCTCAGGCAAAGGTCGGCGCTCAGCGGCAAACAAGCGGAGGGCGTAACTTGGGGCCCGACTCTGCCCTGCTGCTAATGGCTTTCCTACGTGAGCTTTTCCAAAAAAACTTTTCTACCTTCCTCACGATGGGGCTCCTGCTGGCTGTGCCGCTACTGGGGTCGGCCTCCGTGCTGGGGCTACTCTACGAGCGGCAGTCGCTGCTGCATAGCCTGAGCGCGGGCCAGAGTCTGCTGTATTTTCTGGTGGTTGCCCTCACCATGGCCACGGCGCTCACGCCTACCACCTTCGTTGCTATCATTACGGGCTATTATTTCGGCTGGAGCGGCCTGCCAGGCATGGTGATGGCCTACGCGCTGGCTTCCGCCATCGGCTATGAGCTGGCTCGCCGTCTTGACCACGGCAAGCTGCGCGACTTTCTGCATCATTTCCCCAAAGCCGACGCCGTACTCGACGAGCTGCAAAGCCAGAGCTGGTCGCTCATTATTCTGACGCGGCTCTCCCCGGTGCTGCCCTTTGCGCTCATGACCTTCGTACTGGCTATTGTGGGCGTGGCGCGCCGTCGATTTCTGGTAGCTTCGGTGGTAGGTATGCTCCCACGCAGCCTTTTTTTCTACTGGCTTGGCACCAAGGCTCAGGATGTCTTAATGCTGCTGCGCGACCCCGACGAGGGTACACTCAGCAAACTGGTGCTGCTGGGCCTGGTAGCCGCCTCCCTGTTTGGCCTGTTTATAGTATTCAACCAGGCCTTGCAGCGGGTGTTGCGGCGCAGCACCCCGGCCAGCTAATATTTTCGCCCTGATTATTACCCAATTGCTGCGCTGCAAGCTGTTTTTTAGCCAAAAATATCGCGGCGAATTTGGGCAGGCGAAAAATTTCTTCCTACCTTTGCAGTCCCAACACGGGAAATTGGTTGTATAGCTCAATTGGATAGAGCATCTGACTACGAATCAGAAGGTTTAAGGTTCGACTCCTTATACGACCACGAAAAAGGCCCTCACAGCAATGTGAGGGCCTTTTTTTTATTAGTTGGCGTAAGATTTTTAGCGAATAGATTGCCGCTTTCGTCTCTATACGCTCAAACTGCCTGAGTCAAAAAATACCTGCCTAGGAACCAGCCTCGCAGCTACACGCTTATCATACTTTTGTAGCGACTCTCAAGCTACAGCTAGCAGTAGCTACCGCACTCGTTAGTGGCAAAGACTAAACTTTCAGCCTGTTGCGCTCCAACTACCTTCGTTCAATCTATATAATATTGATTTTATTATATATTATTTTATTTAATACATATTCTAATTGACATGATTGTAGAAGTTCATCTTAGCAGCCCGCCTTCCAGGCTGCAAGCTGCCTGGAAGCTCCGGCCCTGGCTTTATGGCCGCGGGCGACTATTACTCTTCGAAGCCACTGCTGTCGTAGGTTAGGTCTTTCGTCAACGCAAGTCCATCACGCTCGGGTATGAACCTTTCCCTACTCTGCACCGCGCCCTGCGCTTATGTTTACTACGACACCTGGAATGACTGGCTGTTCGTGGATTGGTACGGCGAGCTAACCTTACATACTGTGCAGGCGACTTGCCTGGAGCTTGCTAAGTGCTTTCTGTTAAACTCTTACCCCCGCGTTCTTAACAGCAACCTGCAAATTACGAATGTCGACCGGGAGGTAGCCGCCTGGATGGCCAGCAATTTTATGCCCTATATAGGCTTGGCGGGCATCCGGCAAATGGCCTGGGTGTATGCTCCCTCCGTGCGTGGCCAAGCTATGGCCCATGAAATTATGGCCAGGCTGCCCAACACGACTATTTCGCTGTTCAACGAGATGAGTGAAGCGGTGGCCTGGCTTGAGCAAACCAGGCCGGCTCCCGGCACGGCCAGCAAGACAACCGGGCGGCTGGCTGCTCACTTACAGATAGCGGAGTTAATCAGGGCCTTTCGCCTCAGATTCAACATGTAGCGAGCGCTGAAATTACTACTGGTTTCTTCTAACATCAGCTCTCCGGTTCACTTTACTCAAACCCGCCGCCGGCATCTTCCTGGTCGTTCTTGTTCTTCGTGGGCCTGGCGGCCTGGTTCTGGCCAAAGCGGTAGGCAAAGCCCAGGAAGGCAATGCGCGACTCGCGCTTGAAACGCTGGTCGGTGGCGAAGGCATCGCCATAGGCCGTAGAGTTAAAATGGAGCGTATTGAAGATATCGGCCACGCGCAGCGTAATCGTCCCACGGTCGCCGAGCACGTTGTAGCGGGCGGCAAAGTCGACGTTGAAGTTTGCGCTCCGGGTGCCCTGCGCCGTATTGATGGGCGAGCGGTAGTTGAGCGCCAGCTGCGCGCCGAGCTGCTTGGTGAGGGTGAACGTGTTGTTGAGGCGCGTAGTATACACCTGGCTGGCCGTGTTGATGGGTACCCCGCCCGAGGAGCCCCGAATGAGGCGGCGGAAGGTGGAAGCCGTGACGTTCACCTTCCAGAACTCGGTAAGCGGGCTGGCTCCCACCAGCTCCAGGCCGTAGGAGGTTTCCTGGCCCAGGTTCTGGCGCGTGGTGCTCGTAACCTGGCGGCGGGAAAGCGAGTCGTAGATAACCTGCCGGAACCCCTGGGCGGTATTGGTTTCGAGCCGATAGAAAGCCGTGGCGCTCAGGCTGCGCCCACCCGCAAAAGTCAGCTGGTCGCCCAGCTCTACTGAATGCACGTATTCGGGCAGCAGGTTGGGGTTGCCCGTCACGAGGTTAAACTGGTCGGAGCGGTCGGTGAACGGATTCAGCTCGCCCGCGTCGGGCCGCTGAATGCGCTTGGAGTAGCTCAGCTGCACGCGCTGGTCGTGCGGCAGCTCGTAGGCCAGTACGGCGCTCGGAAAAAGGTCGAAATAATGGTGCGGAACCGGCCTGGCGTTGGTAGCCAGCTGCTGGCCGCTCAGATTAGTTTGCTCGCCGCGCAGGCCCAGCTGGTAGTTGAGCTTGCCCAGCGCATTGGCATAAATGCCGTAGGCCGCCTGCACGTACTGCTTGTAAATGAAACGGTTGGACGGGTCGTAGGGCAGCGCTGGCGTACTACTGAAACGATAGTCGAGGTCGTACTGCCGCAGCGAGCTGCGCGCCCCCAACTCGAAGCGGCTTTTCTCAGTTAGCGGGTGTACATAATCAAGCTGAGCCGTGCCCTGCGTGGTATGGTTGATAGTACGCTGCTGCTGAAGCTGCACCGCGTTATCCACCGCAACGATAGTAGAGCCCACCTGATTATCAGCCAGCAGGGGCGTGTACACGGCGTTGGCCGTGAGCTCGCGGCCCTCGTGCCGGGACCAGGTGCGGCGGTAGTCGAGCGTGACATCGGCCGAGCGGAAGGTGCCATTGGTAGCATTGGTGCGGTGGCTGGTGCCGGCCGGCACCACCTGGCCGCCAGTGGTGAGGTTAAGCTGGCGCGAGTCGAGCGTTTCGTCGTTATAAAGCTGGTTGAAGCGCGGCTGCACGGCCAGCGTCAGGGTCTGCTCGGGGTAAGCGCATAGTCCAGGCCCAGGCGCACCGCGTGCGAGGTCTGGTAATTGACCCCGCTGCGGTCCTGGTGCAGCAGTAGAGTCGTATCGTTGGCCGTGGTAGTTTGGTCGAGCGTGCCGTTGATGCGCCGGCGGTCGCGACGAAAATCATACGAGCCAAAAGCATTCAGCTTGCCTTTGCGGTAGTTAAGGCTAAGGGAGGTATTGTACTTTTCGCCGGTGCCCGCCGTGGCGCTGGCCTGGCCGTTGAGGCCGTCGCGGCGCTCTTTCTTGAGCACGATGTTGAGAATGCCGCCCGCCCCCGAGGCATCGTAGCGCGAGGAAGGGTTGGTAATCACTTCTATGCTCTGAATGCTACTGGCCGGAATCTGGTCCAGGGTCGTGGTCGTGGGCTTGCCATCGATAAAGATGGTAACGCCGCCCGAGCCCCGGATGCTGACGGCCCCGGTCTGGTCTACCGTCACGGAGGGCACGTTTTGCAGCGCGTCGATGGCCGTGCCGCCGGTTATGGTCAGGTCTTTGGTCACGTCTACCACTTTTTTATCGAGGCCGTCGCTCACTACCGGGCGCTCAGCCGTTACGACCACATCGGTGAGCTGGGTAGCGGCCAGCCGCAGCCGCAGCGTACCCAGCGCTAAGGTGGGCGCAGCTGCCGTGAGGGCCACCACCCGGCGGCCGGTGCGGTAGCCAACGGCCGTGGCACGCAGCACATACTGCCCCAGCGGCACCCTGGCCAGCACAAACGCCCCGGTTTCGCTGGCCTGGGTACCGGCCACGAAAGTCGAGTCGCGGCTCCGTAGCAACACCACGCTGGCAAATGAAATGGGCTGCCCGCTCCCTACTTCCTGCAGCGTACCCTGCACGGTGCCAGTTTGCGCATGCGCCGCATTCAACCCACACAATAGCAACAAACTAACAATCCCCAAATGAGACACCGCCCAAACACTCCGTTTCATTGTTTATTTGTTATATATTAAATATATAATATTTCAATTTCTTTTTCACTCTCCATCCTGCCGGTGTCGTAACCAGTAGCTTGGCTGGACGTTAGCCGGCGAAGCCAGTAAGTTCAACCGTCAAAGCTCCGGCTCAATTCTGAGTTCATTTGGACGGGGCCGGTAGCCCGGCCAGCTAGCGCTTGCGGTAGGCCGGGTTGCTGAGCCCACGCGGCACCGGCGCAGGCGCTTCAGAATTACCCCCAAATTGTCGATTAGCTTGCCTCTTATTTGCACGCAAGGTTAGCTTCGCATTCCCGTGTTTATGCGCATCGTAGCACTAGTTTATCTGTTATGCCTGGGCCTGGCGCGGGTGGGGCTGGGGCAGCCTGGGGCACCCGCCGGCCCGGTGCGTGACCTGGCGTTTTATTTAACCCAGGCTCAGCAAAACAGCCCGCTGAGCCGCGATGTGCAAAACCAGGGCCGGGCCATTCAGCTCGAAACCGAGCGGCTGCGGGCTTTTTATACCAAGGCGCAGGGCACGCTGGTTGCCAACTACACGGCGGTGCCCGTATTATCGCTCGACAATGGCCACCCGGTGCTGCGCTATTCGGCCGATGCCAGCAGCACCAAGTACATTGGCTACGACGTAGCGCTCAGCAACGGGGCGCTTTACCAGGGCTATGCCCAACTCACGCAGCCGCTTTTCAATCAGAAGCGGTTTGAGGCGTTTGCCCAGCAAGCGCAGGGCCTGACGCTGAGCCAGCAGAACCTCTCGCGCCTCTCGCTGCACGAC
The sequence above is drawn from the Hymenobacter baengnokdamensis genome and encodes:
- a CDS encoding SGNH/GDSL hydrolase family protein — protein: MSSAASAAPAIPYLALGDSYTIGEGAAHADRWPVQLARLARAQGLPLAEPDIIARTGWTTAELQQAIEASGNHRTDYGLVSLLIGVNNQYRGQSLELYRIEFRQLLATAINFAGGSVHHVVVLSIPDWGQTPFAHDRDQSQISREIDQFNAAAQAECQRAGVAYVAITDLTRAAAGDAHQFTSDGLHYTGQQMQQWAARALPVVQALLK
- a CDS encoding cystathionine gamma-synthase, which gives rise to MKFATKAIHAGVHPDPETGAIMTPIYQTSTYAQRSPGDNKGYEYSRTHNPTRTQLQDALAALDNGKHGLAFASGMAAIDCVLRLLKPGDEVISTDDLYGGSYRIMTKVYAPLGINFHFVPMGDMEAVRAKVTAKTKLIWVETPTNPLLNIIDIAAAAALAREAGALLAVDNTFSTPYLQEPLALGADIVVYSLTKYMAGHSDTVMGALVFNDDQLLKDLSFYQNACGGTPGPQDCFLVLRGLKTLHLRMQRHCENGRAIAEYLRQHPKVEKVYWPGFESHPNHAVAARQMRDFGGMISFVLKGDNKEDAIAVLEKFQLFTLAESLGGVESLSGHPATMTHASIPAEQRRQAGLSDSLIRLSVGIEDAEDLIDDLAQAIG
- a CDS encoding TVP38/TMEM64 family protein, which gives rise to MGLLLAVPLLGSASVLGLLYERQSLLHSLSAGQSLLYFLVVALTMATALTPTTFVAIITGYYFGWSGLPGMVMAYALASAIGYELARRLDHGKLRDFLHHFPKADAVLDELQSQSWSLIILTRLSPVLPFALMTFVLAIVGVARRRFLVASVVGMLPRSLFFYWLGTKAQDVLMLLRDPDEGTLSKLVLLGLVAASLFGLFIVFNQALQRVLRRSTPAS
- a CDS encoding outer membrane beta-barrel family protein; amino-acid sequence: MQPRFNQLYNDETLDSRQLNLTTGGQVVPAGTSHRTNATNGTFRSADVTLDYRRTWSRHEGRELTANAVYTPLLADNQVGSTIVAVDNAVQLQQQRTINHTTQGTAQLDYVHPLTEKSRFELGARSSLRQYDLDYRFSSTPALPYDPSNRFIYKQYVQAAYGIYANALGKLNYQLGLRGEQTNLSGQQLATNARPVPHHYFDLFPSAVLAYELPHDQRVQLSYSKRIQRPDAGELNPFTDRSDQFNLVTGNPNLLPEYVHSVELGDQLTFAGGRSLSATAFYRLETNTAQGFRQVIYDSLSRRQVTSTTRQNLGQETSYGLELVGASPLTEFWKVNVTASTFRRLIRGSSGGVPINTASQVYTTRLNNTFTLTKQLGAQLALNYRSPINTAQGTRSANFNVDFAARYNVLGDRGTITLRVADIFNTLHFNSTAYGDAFATDQRFKRESRIAFLGFAYRFGQNQAARPTKNKNDQEDAGGGFE
- a CDS encoding TonB-dependent receptor plug domain-containing protein, with translation MQGTLQEVGSGQPISFASVVLLRSRDSTFVAGTQASETGAFVLARVPLGQYVLRATAVGYRTGRRVVALTAAAPTLALGTLRLRLAATQLTDVVVTAERPVVSDGLDKKVVDVTKDLTITGGTAIDALQNVPSVTVDQTGAVSIRGSGGVTIFIDGKPTTTTLDQIPASSIQSIEVITNPSSRYDASGAGGILNIVLKKERRDGLNGQASATAGTGEKYNTSLSLNYRKGKLNAFGSYDFRRDRRRINGTLDQTTTANDTTLLLHQDRSGVNYQTSHAVRLGLDYALTPSRP